The proteins below come from a single Miscanthus floridulus cultivar M001 chromosome 1, ASM1932011v1, whole genome shotgun sequence genomic window:
- the LOC136453018 gene encoding uncharacterized protein, producing MRVEGQRATERATIAEQGLEVVKARQAETEAGLWTSLADTKAALQESLVALESKQSALELARKALESERKAWSEADQEVLTLRGQVMGMEEANARLAGQKGEVARQNLEMVKATFSRNAEELAKSREERHALEGELD from the exons ATGCgggtggaggggcagcgtgcaACAGAGCGAGCGACTatcgccgagcaagggctcgaggtggTGAAGGCTCGCCAGGCGGAGACCGAGGCAGGGTTGTGGACATCCTTGGCAGACACTAAGGCAGCGCTCCAAGAGTCCTTGGTGGCCCTTGAGTCGAAGCAGAGTGCCCTAGAGTTGGCACGAAAGGCCTTGGAGTCGGAGCGAAAGGCCTGGTCGGAGGCAGACCAGGAGGTGCTCACGCTCcggggccaggtgatggggatggaggaggcgaaTGCTCGGCT agctgggCAAAAAGGTGAGGTTGCTAGGCAGAACCTGGAGATGGTCAAGGCGACTTTCAGTCGGAATgcagaggagctagccaagtcccgtgaagagcgacatgcgcttgagggggaacttgactag
- the LOC136475304 gene encoding zinc finger protein CONSTANS-LIKE 16-like — translation MTSAGAAAGAALGARTARSCDGCMRRRARWHCPADDAFLCQTCDVSVHSANPLARRHHRVRLPSASCSSPPCDPDAPTWLHGLKRRPRTPRSKPGGGKHELATPNSIAAPASAAVPDLDTEESGSGIVGDNDDEHVFQDDDEDLLYRVPVFDPMLAEFYNPVADEGEQKPACLMLPLVETSAEFASGISAEADGLSGFDVPDMELASFAADMESLLMGVDDGFHDLGFLDEEKPQVNADVDLEAMAAPAPEREDKKRKRPEMILKLNYEGVIASWIRDGGSPWFHGKRPHLDPYELWSDFPAGSRGLLGGAVTAVTGGEREARVSRYREKRRTRLFAKKIRYEVRKVNAEKRPRMKGRFVKRTTLPPLPRPPPPPPQQQKQLARALPHVGMVLAPPPGANGRFQF, via the exons ATGACGAGCGccggggcggcggcgggcgccgCGCTAGGCGCGCGCACGGCGCGGTCCTGCGACGGCTGCATGAGGCGGCGGGCGCGCTGGCACTGCCCTGCCGACGACGCCTTCCTGTGCCAGACCTGCGACGTCTCCGTCCACTCGGCGAACCCGCTGGCGCGCCGACACCACCGCGTCCGCCTCCCCTCGGCGTCCTGCTCCTCCCCACCGTGCGACCCCGACGCGCCAACGTGGCTCCACGGCCTCAAGCGACGGCCGCGCACGCCGCGGTCCAAGCCGGGGGGAGGCAAGCATGAGCTGGCGACGCCCAACTCTATCGCCGCGCCCGCGTCGGCAGCGGTCCCCGACCTCGATACGGAGGAGTCTGGCTCCGGTATCGTGGGCGATAACGACGACGAACACGTGTTCCAGGACGACGATGAGGACCTTCTGTACCGCGTGCCGGTGTTCGACCCTATGCTCGCTGAGTTCTACAACCCCGTGGCCGACGAGGGGGAGCAGAAGCCTGCCTGCCTGATGCTGCCTCTCGTAGAAACATCGGCGGAGTTCGCCTCCGGTATCTCGGCGGAGGCGGACGGGCTCTCCGGGTTCGACGTCCCGGACATGGAGCTCGCTAGCTTCGCCGCGGACATGGAGAGCCTCCTCATGGGAGTCGACGACGGGTTTCATGATCTGGGTTTCTTGGACGAAGAGAAGCCTCAGGTGAACGCGGACGTGGACTTGGAGGCCatggcggcgccggcgcctgaACGAGAGGACAAGAAAAGGAAGCGGCCGGAGATGATACTCAAGCTCAACTACGAGGGCGTCATCGCCTCGTGGATTCGTGACGGCGGATCGCCGTGGTTTCATGGCAAGCGTCCTCACCTCGATCCTTACGAGTTATGGTCTGACTTCCCG GCGGGAAGCCGGGGTCTCCTCGGCGGCGCCGTGACCGCGGTGACCGGCGGCGAGCGTGAGGCGCGGGTGTCGCGGTACAGGGAGAAGCGGCGGACGCGGCTCTTCGCCAAGAAGATCCGGTACGAGGTGCGCAAGGTCAACGCGGAGAAGCGGCCGCGGATGAAGGGCCGGTTCGTGAAGCGCACCACGCTTCCGCCGCTGCCgaggccgccaccgccgccgccgcagcagcagaaGCAGCTAGCACGCGCACTGCCACACGTGGGCATGGTGCTCGCGCCACCTCCAGGAGCGAACGGGCGCTTCCAGTTTTGA